In the Drosophila takahashii strain IR98-3 E-12201 chromosome 3R, DtakHiC1v2, whole genome shotgun sequence genome, one interval contains:
- the Mlp84B gene encoding muscle LIM protein Mlp84B, with protein MPSFQPIEAAKCPRCGKSVYAAEERLAGGYVFHKNCFKCGMCNKSLDSTNCAEHERELYCKTCHGRKYGPKGYGFGTGAGTLSMDNGSQFLRENGDGPSVRNGARLEPRAIARAPEGEGCPRCGGYVYAAEQMLARGRSWHKECFKCGTCKKGLDSILCCEAPDKNIYCKGCYAKKFGPKGYGYGQGGGALQSDCYAHDDGAPQIRAAIDVDKIQARPGEGCPRCGGVVYAAEQKLSKGREWHKKCFNCKDCHKTLDSINASDGPDKDVYCRTCYGKKWGPHGYGFACGSGFLQTDGLTEDQISANRPFYNPDTTSIKAREGEGCPRCGGAVFAAEQQLSKGKVWHKKCYNCTDCHRPLDSVLACDGPDGDIHCRACYGKRFGPKGFGYGHAPTLVSTSGESTIQFPDGRALAGQKTSGGCPRCGYAVFAAEQMISKTRIWHKRCFYCSDCRKSLDSTNLNDGPDGDIYCRACYGRNFGPKGVGYGLGAGALTTF; from the coding sequence ATGCCTTCCTTCCAACCGATCGAGGCCGCCAAGTGTCCGCGCTGCGGCAAGAGCGTCTACGCCGCTGAGGAGCGTCTGGCTGGCGGCTATGTATTCCACAAGAACTGCTTCAAGTGCGGCATGTGCAACAAATCTCTGGATTCCACCAACTGCGCTGAGCACGAGCGTGAGCTTTACTGCAAGACGTGTCACGGTCGCAAGTACGGACCCAAGGGCTATGGATTCGGAACTGGAGCGGGCACCCTCTCCATGGACAACGGGTCACAGTTCCTGCGCGAAAACGGCGATGGTCCCTCTGTGCGAAACGGAGCCCGTCTGGAGCCCAGAGCCATTGCTCGTGCCCCCGAGGGTGAGGGATGTCCCCGCTGCGGCGGCTATGTGTACGCCGCCGAACAGATGCTGGCCCGTGGACGCAGCTGGCACAAGGAGTGCTTCAAGTGCGGCACCTGCAAGAAGGGTCTGGACTCGATCCTGTGCTGCGAGGCTCCGGACAAGAACATCTACTGCAAGGGCTGCTATGCCAAGAAGTTCGGACCCAAGGGCTATGGCTATGGCCAGGGCGGCGGTGCCCTGCAGTCCGATTGCTATGCTCACGACGACGGTGCACCGCAGATCCGTGCCGCCATCGATGTGGACAAGATCCAAGCCCGTCCAGGTGAGGGCTGCCCCCGTTGCGGTGGCGTAGTCTACGCCGCCGAGCAGAAGCTCTCGAAGGGCCGGGAGTGGCACAAGAAGTGCTTCAACTGCAAGGACTGCCACAAGACTCTGGACTCGATCAATGCCAGCGATGGTCCCGACAAGGATGTCTACTGCCGCACCTGTTACGGCAAGAAGTGGGGACCCCATGGCTATGGATTTGCCTGCGGCTCTGGTTTCCTGCAGACGGATGGCCTGACCGAGGATCAGATCAGCGCCAACAGGCCCTTCTACAACCCGGACACGACGTCGATCAAGGCTCGCGAGGGCGAGGGATGCCCCCGATGTGGAGGAGCCGTGTTCGCCGCCGAGCAGCAGCTGTCCAAGGGCAAGGTGTGGCACAAGAAGTGCTACAACTGCACCGACTGCCACAGGCCGCTGGACTCTGTGCTGGCCTGCGATGGACCCGATGGCGACATCCACTGCCGTGCCTGCTACGGCAAGCGCTTCGGACCCAAGGGCTTTGGCTACGGCCATGCCCCCACTCTGGTGTCCACCAGCGGCGAGAGCACCATCCAGTTCCCCGATGGCCGCGCTCTGGCCGGACAGAAGACCTCGGGCGGATGCCCGCGATGCGGCTACGCCGTGTTCGCCGCCGAGCAGATGATCAGCAAGACCAGGATCTGGCACAAGAGGTGCTTCTACTGCTCGGACTGCCGCAAGTCGCTGGACTCGACGAATCTGAACGACGGACCCGACGGCGACATCTACTGCCGGGCCTGCTACGGCCGCAACTTTGGACCCAAGGGTGTGGGCTATGGTCTGGGCGCGGGCGCTTTGACAACGTTCTAA